ACAGGATAATCTTGTAGGAGAAGTCCGAAAATCGAATCACAGGAGGAGGGCCTAATAAGAAAGCCCGATTATCATCAAACTGAATTTCAATTTCTAAATTACTTTTGTCATAATTCTTGAAATTCATCAAGTATTCTATTCCGCCTTGAAGAGAAATTGCATTATTTAATCCGATAGTTGCTATGTCTCTAATAAACTGAAATATAGAAACGTAATTTGACTTTCCGGCTGAATTCTGGCCAATTACAACATTCAGATTTGATAGGTTTATATCAAGAGATTCAAAACTCTTAAAATTGCTGGCGATAACTCTTTTAATCATTTCCAAAAGCATAATGACTTCCACTATAAAAACACTATTGAGTGACTTGACTAATCGATTGCTTTCGCTATAACACTTAAAGTGTAGCTAGTAATAAATGCCGTGTTGAAAACACCTTCAACTAGCGATCTTATCGTAAATGTTCTCAAACGTTAATGCGAGGAAGTTTCAAGAATACGGAGGGTGGCATTTCAGTATAAGGGCCCAGAGACATTATATAAATTCTGTCGCCCATGGGATCATCATTCTTATTCGATTCTCCTTGTTTTGACATTTTGTCTAGAAACTAGAATATGTACAAAAATATCTAATAAAACGAAGGGTTTCATGTAATAACCAGTCCAGTTTCCTTTTTTTTTGAAATTTTATCACTGATAGCTATCAGTGATACATTCATAAAGTATCACTGAATACAGATAAACAAATGGATAAAAATATTGAGCTAATTAGTCAGTTTATACTAGAAAAACTCCACACATCCTCGGAAGTAAAAATAAACTGGTCTTATCCAATACCTGTTGGAGAAAGAGAAATACGTATAGATTTAGCAATTGAGTCGGAAGACACTATTATACTGGTTAAAATAGAGCCAAGAATAGGAGAGGACGCAATATACAGGATCTACGCACTTTCCCACTTGATGAAGATGCATCTGTTTGGCAGGAAAAGGGTGAGATCAGTTTGCCTTGGGAAATCAATTGATTATAGTACTCAGGAACTTGCTGCCAAACTTGAAGTAGAGACTTTGCTTATTCCCTCAAGGTTGTACCAATATCTGTTTCCAAAGACGATTGCATATAGTTCAATTACTTCTTTAGAGCGCCCAAAAACAACTCCTTTAAGAACCACTTCTGAAAAGGCATGGAAAATTGTCTGTTCCTTATTGATAGATAAATCATACAGCATCCTTGAAATTTCGAAGAAAATCCGTGTTTCGTACGGATGGACAAATGCAATAGTTCATAAACTTGCAGATTCCGGGATAGTAACTTCAGGTTATGGGTTTCAAATCAGCGATTTAGATAAGCTTTTCAATGTAGTTTCCTGGGAAAGAACCCTCAATGGTCAGCTTCTTGAGACTATAAGAACAAATTTTAACACTGCAACCCAGTGTATGAACGAAGTGGCCTTGAATCTCAATAAGCTTGGAGTGAATTATGCTTTCACGGCCCATTCGTCAGCCATTTTATACGGGTCATCAATAATGAGAGAGGATACCGCATACATATACCTCAGAGATTCGTCCGATATTGATATTCTCAGGACATATTCTGGAGAACAGACAAGTGGGTGCGACCTGAAAGTGTACTTGCCTGACAGAGATGTGATGAAATCTTCGACCATGTTTAATGGTATAAAAGTTGTAGACGTGTGCCAGAATATACTTGACCTTGCAGGATTAGGCATGGAAGGGCGAACAGCAGCGAAAGATCTGGTGAGTAATATTGGTAGATGAAGAAAACAAAACAAATACTCTTGCAAGAGATTCATTTATAGAGCTTAGATACATTTTCAATTGGAGCATAACAAACAAAAATTACAGACCAGGTGACACGGTTCTCGTTGGTGGATGGGCAGTCCATTCATTTAATCCATGGAAATATTCACTGGACATAGATCTGCTTGCAACCGATCGTTTTAAAGGTTCATTAAAAAATCACCTATACACAATGCGTGGTTACAGCACGGAAAAGGTTCCACTTTATCTAAAAGTATTATTATACAAACAGACATTACATATCTCTAATGCGGCCAAAATTTAGACTCCCAAGGAGATATCACTGGATCAAGAAAAGTGATACGCATTACAAGATAATTTCAGGAAATCAAGTTATGGATGATTATTCACTTGGAAGATTTCATCAGGATTCCTTGGGAGAAGATACACTTGTATGTCTCAAAAAGGTAAAAGGAAAACCTATTGCCGTAATTGAACTCACAGTTCACTCTGGTAACACAGAAGGTACTAGGCACGATATAGAATTCTACGGGAATAGTTTGGTAGTAGAACTACTTGCAGTGGATAGAGCTTATCAGGGACATGGGATTGGCACCGAAGTGATGGCTCTGGCGGAAAATATTGGTAGGTCATTTAATGCCTATAGGATATTATTGGAGGCTGTCGAGGATAAGGTCTACTTTTACGAGCAGCTAGGTTACACGATAAAAGGTGGAAAATATATAGATAGAGAATGGGGGCAGCTAGTACCAATGGAAAAAATTCTTACCAATGATAAATTTCTTGACGATCAAAACGCCTAAATAATACAATAGTAATACCTGAGTATGGATAAGAATAATGGAACTGTAAAAATTTCCATATCTATTAGCCCAGAGCTTAATAGGGCAGCAGAAAGCATGTGCGTAAAGACTGGATTAAGTAAATCAAGACTCATTGAAAGCATACTTAGGGAAAACAAAGATATCAATAGGTTTATACAAGCACAGAGATCTGAAAAGGGTGGCTTTTTCACTGGAAAAGTTGGCGATTCCTATAAGAGGAATATGAAAAAGGTAGAAACCATAAAATCTTAGAAAAAATCCCAAAAATGTCTGAAACAACGATAGCTACTATAGTGATTGCCATGGCCATTTATCCATATATGTCATTCTGACCTTGTGGGAAGGGGCAGGACACTTATTGTGAATAGATCAGTCAGCGAAGCCGACATAACAAAACGAATATGGGAGGAGAAGAACAGAGCAAGAGTCATCCCAAGACTCATATTCATAAAGCTCCTTTGCACTGGAATGGGTGTTATTGAAGCGTCGAAGGATATGGGTGTTGTAAGAAGAGCTGGATACCAATGGCTCGAGAGATGGAATAAATCCGGTTACGAAGGACTTGTTCCAAGATTTGCAGGTGGTAGGCCATCAAAACTGACGGGAGATCAGAAAAAAGAAATGAAGGAATCGCTGGAAGCGAAGAATCTGTGGTATCTGAACGGCATTGTTGTTCTCATAAAGACAAGATTCGGTGTTGAATATTCAGAGCGTCAGGTTCGAAGGATATTGAAGGGCTTCAGGATGAAACACGCGAAACCGTATCAGGTTGATTACTGAAAATCTGACGATGCCGAAGGTAAGCCAAAAAACTCTGTTCAATAAATTCGGGTGACACGATCATAGGATTCTTTGATGAGTCTGCGCCACAGACCACGGCGAACACGGCTAGATCATGGTCCTTCAGCAAGCCCGAGATTGTGAAGGATACCTCAAAGCACAGGACCAACATTTTCGGTTTCTATTCCTTCAATGGCAATAGCGTTGTAGACTTCCAGGATCATTCCAGGGAAGAGAATATTATCTTCTTTTTGAAGATGACTAGAGAATTGAAACCTGAAAAGTCGATTATGATCATACTGTACGACTTCAGGCCCCATCATTCAAAAGCCGTGAAGGAGAGTATAGGGTCATTGAATATGAAACTCATATTCCTTCCGCCATATTCACCCGATCTTAATCCGATAGAATTTATATGTAAGAGCATCAAGAGAGTCGTATCCATCGCGTCAATGGAATCTGAAAGCGATCTGAAAGATACAATAAAAAAGAGTTTCATGGAGCTGTTAGAGAGGCTGATATATGCAAAAAGATCGGTAATGAAGTTCCCAACCGAAAGTATAACGGTGAGGTAATTAACTATAATTTAACAGCTTTCTAAGGTCATTCTTCTGGATTTTTCCGACCGAGTTTTTTGGAAGCTCATTAAGAAAGAAAACGCTCTTAGGACACTTGTACCACGCAATTCTGGACTTACAGAACTCGATAACTTCACTTTCTGTAAGGTTCTCATTTTTCTTAACAATGAATGCCACTACCTCTTCACCATATTTATCGTCAGACCTTCCAACGACGGCAACTTCTGATACCTCAGGGAGTGTATTGATTAAGTTTTCGATTTCCTTTGGATACACATTTTCACCGCCACGTATTATCATGTCCTTTTTCCTGTCTACTATGAAGAAATAGCCCTCTTTATCCATATATCCAAGATCCCCGCTGTGAAGCCAGCCATTCCGCAGAGTCTCTTCGGTTTCAAGTTTTCTGTTGAGATATCCTTTCATTACATTCGGTCCTCTGATTACAATCTCTCCAATCTCTCCCGGAGGTAAATTTTCATCGTTATCAGAAAAAACCCTCACGTCCTGTCCAGGCAAAGGTATTCCGATTGATCCCACTTTTCTTTCACCGAATCTCGGATTTATAGTTGATGCAACAGTGCCCTCTGTCATTCCGTATCCTTCTATTATTTTAATCCCGTAAAATTTCTCAAAATTCTCAAACCATTTCACTGGCATAGGGGCAGCGCCACAGATTCCAATTTTCAATGAAGATAGGCTAACTTTATGATCAGGACTTGCTAAATCTGAAAGCATCTTAAAAATGGTTGGAACTCCGGAAAATAGTGTTGGTTGA
The genomic region above belongs to Thermoplasmatales archaeon and contains:
- a CDS encoding transposase — translated: MGFFDESAPQTTANTARSWSFSKPEIVKDTSKHRTNIFGFYSFNGNSVVDFQDHSREENIIFFLKMTRELKPEKSIMIILYDFRPHHSKAVKESIGSLNMKLIFLPPYSPDLNPIEFICKSIKRVVSIASMESESDLKDTIKKSFMELLERLIYAKRSVMKFPTESITVR
- a CDS encoding AMP-binding protein — protein: MTAIELLRMMEETLLRDNKEIFLFYDKSYRSREIVKMYRSVAKYLSSRGIGKGDVVAIDLLNRPELLIIVMGSWMAGATVTPINVHLKEQEISYQIKDSGAKIIFGELAYGERIEKAIEKSGISVEKVIMDFDKLDLSNGIYQTVFNGESDDTSPSFNPEDLFIIYTSGTTGEPKGVVLSSTNIFTEAIQLQLSVSMQKSDRMIVILPLFHVNNLMFSIASILKGGSLVILRKFDPDEFFENVEKYQPTLFSGVPTIFKMLSDLASPDHKVSLSSLKIGICGAAPMPVKWFENFEKFYGIKIIEGYGMTEGTVASTINPRFGERKVGSIGIPLPGQDVRVFSDNDENLPPGEIGEIVIRGPNVMKGYLNRKLETEETLRNGWLHSGDLGYMDKEGYFFIVDRKKDMIIRGGENVYPKEIENLINTLPEVSEVAVVGRSDDKYGEEVVAFIVKKNENLTESEVIEFCKSRIAWYKCPKSVFFLNELPKNSVGKIQKNDLRKLLNYS
- a CDS encoding GNAT family N-acetyltransferase gives rise to the protein MRPKFRLPRRYHWIKKSDTHYKIISGNQVMDDYSLGRFHQDSLGEDTLVCLKKVKGKPIAVIELTVHSGNTEGTRHDIEFYGNSLVVELLAVDRAYQGHGIGTEVMALAENIGRSFNAYRILLEAVEDKVYFYEQLGYTIKGGKYIDREWGQLVPMEKILTNDKFLDDQNA
- a CDS encoding helix-turn-helix domain-containing protein, whose protein sequence is MNRSVSEADITKRIWEEKNRARVIPRLIFIKLLCTGMGVIEASKDMGVVRRAGYQWLERWNKSGYEGLVPRFAGGRPSKLTGDQKKEMKESLEAKNLWYLNGIVVLIKTRFGVEYSERQVRRILKGFRMKHAKPYQVDY